One window of Halopseudomonas maritima genomic DNA carries:
- a CDS encoding patatin-like phospholipase family protein gives MTAIQVKAPALTLRAGQRAIQHIREQGLQPADVHMIPGAAGGPKALGIQGLDLALFGEWLPRAPQPRSLIGASIGSWRFASACMPDPVHTLRQLGELYTAMRFPKGVTIQTISAACGQMIDELLQGQFDAILNNPHYRLNIVVVKSRGLLRDDSRTRLALGLGGVIGANLLGRRHLGRFFERVILHDPRQLPALDELRDFTSAHVELTTENLRSALLASGSIPMVMEAVREIPGAAPGVYRDGGLLDYHLDLPYTAPGVILYPHFIDRVIPGWFDKSIPWRKHNAQQLRDVLLLAPSPEYLERLPHRKLPDRKDFNRYVYDNDGREKYWRKAMSESQRMGDEFLELADSGRLIDRIKPL, from the coding sequence ATGACAGCGATACAGGTTAAAGCACCGGCATTGACGCTCCGCGCAGGGCAGCGCGCCATTCAGCATATCCGCGAACAGGGACTACAGCCTGCCGACGTGCACATGATTCCAGGCGCCGCCGGCGGGCCCAAGGCACTCGGCATCCAGGGGCTGGATCTGGCGCTGTTCGGCGAATGGCTGCCGCGCGCGCCGCAGCCGCGCAGTCTTATCGGCGCCTCCATCGGCAGTTGGCGCTTTGCCAGCGCCTGCATGCCTGACCCAGTACACACCTTGCGCCAGCTCGGCGAATTGTACACCGCCATGCGCTTCCCCAAGGGTGTCACCATCCAGACCATCAGCGCGGCCTGCGGCCAGATGATCGACGAGCTGCTGCAGGGGCAGTTTGATGCCATTCTCAATAACCCCCACTACCGCCTGAACATCGTCGTGGTGAAAAGCCGCGGCCTGCTGCGGGATGATTCGCGCACCCGCCTGGCACTTGGCCTGGGCGGCGTGATTGGCGCCAACCTGCTGGGGCGCCGCCACCTTGGCCGCTTCTTTGAAAGGGTCATTCTGCACGACCCGCGCCAATTGCCCGCACTGGATGAGTTACGTGACTTCACCAGCGCCCATGTCGAGCTGACCACAGAGAACCTGCGTTCGGCCTTGCTGGCCTCTGGTTCCATTCCCATGGTGATGGAAGCGGTGCGCGAGATTCCGGGGGCGGCGCCCGGTGTCTACCGCGACGGCGGCCTGCTCGACTACCATCTGGACCTGCCCTACACCGCACCCGGGGTGATTCTGTATCCGCACTTCATTGACCGGGTCATCCCCGGCTGGTTTGACAAGAGCATTCCCTGGCGCAAACACAACGCCCAGCAACTGCGTGACGTCTTGCTGCTCGCTCCCTCGCCCGAGTACCTGGAGCGCTTGCCACACCGCAAACTGCCGGACCGCAAGGACTTCAACCGCTACGTCTACGACAACGACGGCCGCGAGAAGTACTGGCGCAAGGCGATGAGCGAAAGCCAGCGCATGGGCGACGAGTTTCTGGAGCTGGCTGACTCCGGGCGCCTGATAGACCGTATCAAGCCACTGTGA
- a CDS encoding PepSY domain-containing protein, giving the protein MYKQLVSLSCAAILGLGSAAVLADDDVRMDEVPGLVEQGTIQSLESLNEKALSVQPGTITDTDLDKHYGRYVYEVEIRDAQGQEWDIDLDASNGEVLEHRRDD; this is encoded by the coding sequence ATGTACAAGCAACTTGTTTCGCTGTCTTGCGCCGCCATCCTGGGTCTGGGTAGTGCCGCCGTGTTGGCAGATGACGATGTCCGCATGGACGAAGTACCGGGCCTGGTTGAGCAGGGCACCATCCAGTCACTGGAAAGCCTGAATGAAAAGGCACTGTCAGTGCAACCCGGTACCATTACCGACACCGACCTGGACAAGCACTATGGCCGCTATGTCTACGAAGTTGAAATCCGTGATGCCCAAGGGCAGGAGTGGGACATTGACCTGGATGCGAGCAATGGCGAAGTACTGGAACACCGCCGCGACGACTGA
- a CDS encoding PepSY domain-containing protein, translating to MAKYWNTAATTDPRPSGRLLLCALVLIPLGVSARDLSQDEALALTEQGHIVPLQVFVNDALQRFPGRLLEAELELDDDRYIYEIEVVTRTRRVMELEYDAVTGDLLDVEEDD from the coding sequence ATGGCGAAGTACTGGAACACCGCCGCGACGACTGATCCACGGCCCAGCGGCCGCCTGTTGTTGTGTGCGCTGGTGCTGATCCCGCTAGGTGTCAGCGCGCGCGATCTGAGTCAGGATGAGGCGCTGGCATTGACCGAACAGGGGCACATCGTGCCCCTGCAGGTGTTTGTAAATGACGCGCTGCAGCGCTTTCCAGGCCGCTTGCTGGAGGCTGAGCTGGAATTGGACGATGACCGCTACATTTATGAGATTGAGGTGGTGACGCGCACCCGGCGGGTTATGGAGCTGGAGTACGATGCGGTTACTGGAGATCTGCTGGATGTGGAAGAGGACGACTGA
- a CDS encoding response regulator transcription factor has protein sequence MRLLLVEDNVALAESLLAVLKRAGYAVDWRADGRDALLLGEQEPYDLAILDLGLPGLDGLEILRRWRAGGSALPVLILTARSRWTERVEGLQAGADDYLTKPFHNEELVLRVQALLRRAHGREPQAMLSAAGLQLDEAHQQVVRGGEAPIGLSASEFKLLRYFMLHPGQVLSKTRLAEHLYDYEDERDSNVIEVLINHLRRKLGRGAIETRRGQGYVLVGTAE, from the coding sequence ATGCGGCTGCTGCTGGTTGAGGATAACGTAGCACTGGCCGAGAGCCTGCTGGCCGTGCTCAAGCGCGCGGGCTATGCAGTGGATTGGCGGGCCGATGGACGTGACGCCTTGCTGCTGGGTGAGCAGGAGCCCTACGATCTTGCCATTCTCGATCTGGGCCTGCCGGGTCTGGATGGGCTTGAGATTCTGCGACGCTGGCGTGCGGGCGGCAGCGCACTGCCGGTGCTTATATTGACCGCGCGCAGTCGCTGGACTGAACGGGTAGAGGGATTGCAGGCTGGCGCCGACGACTATCTGACCAAACCCTTCCACAATGAAGAGCTGGTGCTGCGGGTGCAGGCGTTGCTGCGCCGTGCCCACGGTCGCGAGCCGCAGGCCATGCTCAGCGCGGCGGGTCTGCAACTGGATGAGGCGCATCAGCAGGTGGTGCGTGGCGGCGAAGCGCCAATTGGCCTGTCAGCCAGCGAGTTCAAGCTGTTGCGCTATTTCATGTTGCACCCGGGGCAGGTGTTGTCCAAAACTCGGCTGGCCGAGCACCTCTACGATTACGAAGACGAGCGCGACTCCAATGTTATTGAGGTGTTGATCAACCACCTGCGGCGCAAGTTGGGGCGCGGGGCCATTGAAACGCGACGAGGGCAGGGGTACGTGCTGGTAGGCACAGCCGAATGA
- a CDS encoding sensor histidine kinase, which yields MMSISRRLTLSLVPLLLISLLLVVQGSVWLYDRAQRNYLTLLLQRETDSLLAALTAGSDGLYLDMDKVDPDYRRPYSGRYFVVQGNEKWRSRSLWDQRLPLPGDGLQSDLLPGPSGQELLVWSGEYLKSGERLTISVAIDYQPLLGEFRRASWWLSGLGVLVVLLAAGVQHWLLRRSLRPLQSAQRELAEWRSGERLQLSEQVPEELAPLVSEINHLGQQVEALLERARNSAGDLGHALKTPLAVIESRLDSLTAQLPAQQRDELQTQVQAMRTQLERTLQRARLAPDQSRGQRFAPDADLNALVQTLQRLYPGGPHISLEGELSAGWPFDREDLLELLGNLLDNACKWARAQVRVGWQLGAAQLTLEVADDGPGIDPAARDQVLGRGARLDQQAPGHGLGLAIVRDMVATYQGSLALEQAPEGGLLVRISLPRQRRRGLD from the coding sequence ATGATGTCCATCAGCCGCCGCTTGACGCTGAGCCTGGTGCCGCTGCTGCTGATCAGTTTGCTGCTGGTTGTGCAGGGCAGTGTCTGGTTGTATGACCGCGCGCAACGCAACTACCTGACGCTGCTTTTGCAGCGCGAGACTGACAGCCTGCTGGCTGCGCTGACCGCTGGCAGCGACGGGCTCTATCTGGACATGGACAAGGTTGACCCTGACTACCGGCGCCCCTACTCGGGGCGCTATTTCGTGGTGCAGGGCAATGAGAAGTGGCGCTCACGCTCGCTCTGGGACCAGCGCCTGCCGCTGCCGGGTGACGGCCTGCAAAGCGACCTGCTGCCGGGCCCGAGCGGTCAGGAGCTACTGGTGTGGTCGGGTGAGTACCTGAAGTCGGGGGAGCGTCTGACCATCAGTGTGGCCATCGACTACCAGCCCCTGCTAGGCGAGTTTCGCCGTGCAAGCTGGTGGCTCAGTGGTTTGGGGGTGCTGGTGGTGCTGCTGGCGGCGGGCGTACAACATTGGTTGCTGCGGCGTTCGCTCAGGCCGCTGCAAAGTGCCCAGCGCGAGTTGGCCGAGTGGCGCAGCGGTGAGCGGCTGCAGCTGAGCGAGCAGGTGCCGGAGGAGCTGGCGCCATTGGTCAGCGAGATCAACCATCTGGGGCAGCAGGTCGAAGCCTTGCTGGAGCGCGCGCGCAACAGCGCCGGCGACCTGGGCCACGCGCTCAAGACGCCACTGGCGGTGATCGAGAGCCGGCTGGACAGCCTCACCGCACAGCTGCCTGCGCAGCAGCGAGACGAGCTGCAAACGCAGGTGCAGGCCATGCGTACCCAGCTGGAACGTACGCTACAGCGCGCCCGCCTGGCGCCCGACCAGTCCCGTGGTCAGCGCTTTGCTCCCGACGCTGACCTGAACGCGCTGGTGCAGACACTGCAGCGCCTCTATCCCGGCGGCCCGCACATCAGCCTCGAGGGCGAGCTGTCCGCAGGCTGGCCGTTTGACCGCGAAGACCTGTTGGAGCTGCTGGGTAATCTGCTGGACAACGCCTGCAAGTGGGCGCGTGCGCAGGTACGGGTAGGATGGCAGTTGGGTGCGGCGCAGTTGACGCTGGAGGTAGCAGACGACGGCCCCGGCATTGATCCAGCCGCGCGTGATCAGGTGCTGGGCCGCGGTGCGCGGCTGGACCAGCAGGCACCCGGCCACGGCCTGGGGCTGGCCATTGTGCGGGATATGGTGGCGACCTATCAGGGCTCGCTGGCTCTGGAGCAGGCGCCGGAGGGCGGCCTGCTGGTACGCATCAGTCTGCCACGCCAGCGCCGCCGTGGGCTTGATTGA
- a CDS encoding EAL domain-containing protein yields MFTGQPLPYFQPLIDTATGRIAGYEALARLRDEEGNISSAGPLFTDPAVSQSDLLELDRSIRRQALERFRDSPEGFLSLNISPAWISQLQPGKPLPSLQLLDELALPTDQVVFEITELQGSIEQLREVVQRYRSAGIRIAIDDFGAGYSMLDRVLALEPDILKLDIQLFRQAAAGNSNSGDFVRALALMAEKSGCWIIAEGVETEQELHFALECGARYVQGYLFGRPEENFLPSDAVQQQFSVMRDHYVRAKLAEREKLANLRRSLADLFAELRQWLRQGAQPSKLPDPRDYPWLLRCFLCDAEGTQISPNFDWRDGSWQTDPRYLDHNWSWRPYFYQILAEAGEDSRVILSNRYRDATTNQYCMTSGLFIDDSRHLLLVDIDASAL; encoded by the coding sequence GTGTTCACAGGCCAGCCCCTGCCCTATTTCCAACCTCTGATCGATACTGCCACCGGCCGCATTGCCGGCTACGAAGCGCTGGCGCGACTGCGCGATGAGGAGGGCAACATCAGCAGCGCAGGCCCTCTGTTTACCGACCCGGCTGTATCCCAAAGTGATTTGCTGGAACTGGACCGCAGCATCCGGCGCCAGGCGCTGGAACGCTTTCGCGACAGCCCTGAAGGTTTTTTAAGCCTCAACATCTCACCGGCCTGGATCAGCCAGCTGCAGCCCGGCAAGCCGCTGCCCAGCCTGCAACTCTTGGATGAATTGGCGCTGCCAACCGATCAGGTGGTGTTCGAGATAACTGAACTGCAGGGCAGCATCGAGCAGTTGCGTGAGGTGGTACAGCGCTACCGCAGCGCCGGTATCCGCATCGCCATTGACGATTTCGGAGCCGGCTACTCCATGCTCGACCGCGTACTGGCGCTGGAGCCGGACATCCTCAAACTGGACATTCAGCTATTCCGTCAGGCTGCCGCGGGCAACAGCAACAGTGGCGACTTTGTGCGCGCGCTGGCGCTAATGGCTGAAAAGAGTGGCTGCTGGATCATCGCCGAAGGGGTAGAAACCGAACAGGAGCTGCACTTTGCATTGGAGTGCGGCGCCCGCTACGTACAGGGCTACCTGTTTGGCCGCCCGGAAGAAAACTTTCTGCCCAGCGATGCCGTGCAGCAGCAGTTCTCGGTAATGCGCGACCACTACGTACGCGCCAAGCTGGCTGAGCGCGAAAAGCTGGCCAACCTGCGCCGCTCACTGGCAGACCTGTTCGCGGAGCTGCGCCAGTGGCTTCGTCAGGGCGCACAGCCGTCAAAGCTGCCTGACCCACGCGATTACCCCTGGTTGCTGCGCTGCTTCCTGTGCGACGCCGAGGGCACGCAGATTTCCCCCAACTTCGACTGGCGCGACGGCAGCTGGCAAACCGACCCGCGCTACCTGGACCACAACTGGTCCTGGCGGCCGTACTTCTACCAGATTCTGGCCGAAGCTGGCGAAGACAGCCGCGTGATCCTCTCCAATCGCTACCGCGACGCCACCACCAACCAGTATTGCATGACTTCAGGGTTGTTCATCGACGACAGTCGTCACCTGCTGCTGGTCGACATCGACGCATCGGCACTCTGA
- a CDS encoding ammonium transporter: MENLHSAVETLVHGANTLFILMGAIMVLAMHAGFAFLEVGTVRQKNQVNALSKIISDFAISCLAYFFIGYWIAYGATFFTDAATLSQNNGYALVKFFFLMTFAAAIPAIISGGIAERAKFAPQLCASLLIVGVVYPFFEGIVWNGNYGFQGWLEATFGAGFHDFAGSVVVHAVGGWIALGAVLLLGARNGRYRGGHVVAMPPSNIPFLALGAWILTIGWFGFNVMSAQTLDGISGLVAVNSLMAMVGGTLVALLVGRADPGFIHNGPLAGLVAVCAGSDLMHPLGALATGAVAGGLFVWTFILTQNRFKIDDVLGVWPLHGLCGVWGGLAAGIFGTEALGGLGGVSFMSQLIGSLAGVVVAFVGGLLVYGLIKSVAGLRLSEEEEYQGADLSIHKIGATSDD, translated from the coding sequence ATGGAAAACCTGCACAGCGCCGTTGAAACCCTGGTTCACGGTGCAAACACCCTGTTTATTCTGATGGGCGCGATCATGGTTCTGGCCATGCACGCCGGCTTTGCCTTTCTTGAGGTAGGTACGGTGCGGCAGAAGAACCAGGTCAACGCGCTGTCGAAGATTATCAGCGACTTCGCCATCTCCTGCCTGGCGTATTTTTTTATTGGTTACTGGATCGCCTACGGCGCAACCTTCTTTACCGATGCGGCTACGCTGTCGCAGAACAATGGCTATGCGCTGGTCAAGTTCTTCTTCCTGATGACCTTTGCTGCGGCGATTCCGGCCATTATCTCGGGCGGTATCGCCGAGCGTGCCAAGTTCGCCCCGCAGCTGTGCGCGTCACTGTTGATTGTCGGTGTGGTCTATCCGTTCTTCGAAGGTATCGTCTGGAATGGTAACTATGGCTTTCAGGGCTGGCTGGAGGCGACCTTTGGCGCCGGTTTCCATGACTTTGCCGGCTCGGTGGTAGTCCATGCCGTCGGTGGCTGGATCGCGCTGGGTGCTGTGCTGCTGCTGGGTGCGCGTAACGGCCGTTATCGCGGCGGCCACGTAGTCGCCATGCCGCCCTCCAATATCCCGTTTCTGGCGCTGGGGGCGTGGATCCTGACCATCGGCTGGTTTGGCTTCAACGTGATGTCGGCGCAGACGCTCGATGGCATCAGCGGCCTGGTGGCGGTCAACTCGCTGATGGCGATGGTTGGCGGCACGCTGGTGGCGTTGCTGGTGGGGCGTGCTGACCCGGGCTTTATCCATAACGGCCCGCTGGCGGGTCTGGTTGCGGTGTGTGCGGGCTCCGACCTGATGCACCCGTTGGGCGCCCTGGCTACTGGTGCGGTGGCTGGTGGCCTGTTTGTCTGGACCTTCATCCTCACCCAAAACCGCTTCAAGATCGACGACGTTTTGGGTGTCTGGCCGCTGCATGGCCTGTGCGGTGTGTGGGGCGGTCTGGCGGCGGGTATCTTCGGCACCGAGGCGCTGGGCGGTCTGGGTGGTGTGAGCTTTATGTCGCAGTTGATCGGCTCGCTGGCCGGTGTGGTGGTTGCCTTTGTTGGCGGTCTGCTGGTCTATGGCCTGATCAAGTCGGTTGCC